TTGAGTTATAGTTACCGGGCAGGCAGACATATATTTAGCATTAAATTCTAATAGAATTAGTGATTTTGACACGAAGAAGATCTTTTTTTGCTTAAATTATAAATAGTTTTACGGCAAATTCAAGAAATCCGATGATCAGCCATAAAGAACTTTTTTTACGTAATAACGCACAAACATCTACCAGTCCTAATATGCTTGAAGTAGATCATGCAGAAGGAATGTATCTGTACGGTAAAGACGGTAAAAGTTATATGGATCTGGTTTCTGGTTTTGCTGTCAGCAATATCGGGCACCGGAATCCAAGGGTTCTTGATGCGATCAGAGCACAACTCGATAAATATCTTCATCTTACTGTTTATGGTGAGTTTGTACAGTCGCCGATGGTATTATTTGCGGAGAAATTAATCAGCGTATTACCTTCAGAACTTAATAACGTCTATTTTGTGAATTCCGGAACCGAAGCGACAGAAGGAGCACTTAAACTGGCTAAACGGTTCACCGGCAGATCCGGTATTATTTCATGTCATCATGCCTATCATGGAAGCACACATGGAGCTTTAAGTGTGATGGGTAATGAATATTATAAACAAAAATACCGCCCTTTATTACCAGACGTACGTTTTATAACTTTTGGTAAAGAAGAAGATCTGGAACTGATTACTACAGCTGTTGCTTGTGTTATTATGGAGACTGTTCAGGGAGAAGCGGGGATAAGAGTAGCTTCTGAAAGTTATATGCAGAAGCTAAGAGAAAGATGTACCGCTACCGGAACACTACTGATTCTGGATGAAATACAGGCGGCATTTGGACGTACCGGTAAATTATTTGCTTTTGAACATTATGGTATTGTACCAGATATTCTTTTGCTGGCGAAAGCTTTGGGAGGTGGGATGCCAATTGGTGCTTTTATCGCAAACAGAGAGGTGATGGGCGTTTTGAAGGAAAATCCTATCCTGGGCCATATTACTACGTTTGGTGGTCATCCGGTATCAAGTGTGGCCGGACTGGCAAGTTTAGAAGTTATTCTGGACGAAAACCTGGTAGAGGGAGTAACTGCAAAAGGCGAATTGTTTAAAAGCTTGCTTGTGCATCCACTGATTCGTGAAGTCAGGGGTAAAGGTTTGATGATGAGTATACAGCTGGATAGTTTTGAACAGGTAGAAAAGGTCAGCAGGCTTTGTGCTGCCGATGGGCTAATTATTGACTGGTTTTTGCATTGTGAAACGGCTTTACGGGTTGCTCCTCCATTGATTATTACAGAAGAAGAAATCAGGAAAGCCTGTTCCATAATTTTGAAGGCACTGAATGCACTGTAATTCAGGAGGCCAGCTGGAAATAAACCTTATCTATCAGATCGCCAATATTAAAAGGCTTAGGTAAAAAATCATCAGGGCCAAACTCTGTATTGATGACCATTTCTTCACGGAGCTGCCCTGAAATCAGGATAATTGGAATATGCTGCAGGTTTGTATTCTCTTTAATTGAGCGGCATATTTCCCTGCCGTCAAACCCATCCAGTTCTATATCCATTAATATCAGATCAGGTTTTTCATTTCCTATTTTTAACATCGCATCCCGGCCTGTTGAAAAGGTAATCAGATCCCAGTCCACAAAATCCAGCAAAGATTCCATAGCTGTTAATACTTCCTGGTCATCATCAAATATTAAAATTTTCTTATTCATTGGTTTTGAGTTTCGTTAATTGAAAATAAAGCCACCAATTTTATGCCAGTATTTACAGGTTTTATCTGAATGATTAAAGAATCAATCTGCTGATACTGAATAACTAATATTTATTTTTAGGAGTAGTAAAAAAAGAAGATTTTGGAAGAGCAAAATTAAATCTTTGGTTACATTTGGGGAATATGCTTTACGACCTGTTTATCCTTTGTCTGGTTTCTTTCGCCGCTGGTTTTATTGATGCTGTTGTAGGTGGTGGCGGACTCTTACAAACTCCTGCAATCTTAATTGTGCTTCCGCAATATCCTGTTGCAACTCTGTTTGGAACAGTCAAAATACCTTCTCTTTCCGGGACGGCTTTTGCAGCCTGGAAATACGCTATGGATGTTAAACTGGACTGGAAATTCCTGATATATGTAGCTGTTATGGCCTTTATAGGTGCAGTTCTGGGGGCGCATTATGTGACCATGATAGATGGAAAACTGTTAAAGCCTGTGATACTGGTCATTTTGATCGTTATTGCCTTATATACCTATTTCAATAAAACCTTTGGGGTGGGTACGGCAAAAGAAATGACCAGGCTGCAGCAATTAATAACTGGTTTTCTTTTTGGCTTTTCCATAGGCTTTTATGACGGATTAATTGGTCCGGGTACCGGGACGTTTTTTATCCTGGCATTTATATCTTTAATGGGATACGATTTTCTGAAGGCCAGTGCCAGTGCTAAATTGATCAATATTGCAACAAACCTGGCTGCTATCTGTTATTTTAGCAGCACAGGTCATATTTTATATGAATATGCTTTGCCAATGGCAGTTTTTAATGTTGGTGGTGCATTTCTGGGTACAAAACTCGCTATATTAAAAGGAAACAAGTTTATCAGGGCATTTTTCCTGATGGTTGTTGTCTTTGCTATTTTGCGTTTCGCTTATGATATATTTTTAAAATAATATGCAGGAAATCAGCTGGATACTTTTACTGGAAATTGCCTATACGCTAATTGTTATAGCTACGTGTCTGCGCATCATATATGATACCAATTCAACCAGTAAGACACTGGCCTATCTGATGCTGACCGTGTTTGTTCCCATACTGGGAATTATTATCTATTTCTGTGTAGGAATGAATTACCGCAAGCGTAAATTATACAGTAAAAAGATCGTCAATAATGAACTGATGCAGCGGCATATCAAAAAACAAATCTTCAGGGAGTCAGAAAAGACGTGGAATACGGTACCAGCCGAACTTCATAAATATCAGAAACTGGTCAAACTGCTGCTTAATGACGGGATGAGTAACCTGAGCGGAAATAACAGGATTGAGATACTAAAAAATGGAGAAGAGAAATTTCCGGCCGTACTGGAAGCCTTAAGGGAAGCCAAACATCATATTCATATTGAGTATTATATCTATGAAGATGATATGATAGGTAACCAGATCAAAGATATACTGATAGAGAAAGCCAGGGCAGGAGTACAGGTACGTTTAATTTATGATGATTTTGGCAGCAGCAGTATCCGTAAAAAAGTAGTTCCTGAATTAATTGATGCAGGAGTTCAGGCATATCCCTTTTATAAAATTCTGTTTATTGCACTGGCCAACAGAATCAATTACAGAAATCACCGTAAAATTATCGTCATTGACGGTCGTATGGCATTTACCGGAGGTATTAATGTCAGTGATCGTTATATCAATAGTCCAGGTCGCCGGGATCAGCTTTACTGGCGGGATACACATGTCAAAATTACAGGTCCCGGAATTTATTACCTGCAGTATTTGTTTATCTGTGACTGGAATTTTTGTGCAGATCAGGGGTTAATCCCTCAAAGGGACTTTTTTCTGGCAGAGCAGGAGAATGGTGGAAATGCGATTATGCAGATTGCGGCCAGTGGGCCGGATTCCGATAATCCGACAATTTTGCTCTCCCTGATCCAGGCTATAGGAATGGCTGAGAAAGAGATTCTGATTACTACTCCTTATTTTATTCCAGGAGAAAGTTTACTCGATGCCCTGGTTGTAGCAGCGCTGAGTGGAGTAAAAGTAGTTCTGCTGGTTCCCGGAAAATCTGATTCCAGAATGGTTTCAGCCGCAGGTAAGTCTTATTATGGAGATCTGATGAGTGCAGGAGTGGAAATTTATGAATACCAGAAAGGCTTCATTCACGCAAAAACAATGGTTTCTGATCAGCAATTATCAGTTATTGGTACTGCGAATATGGACAATAGAAGTTTTGAACTGAACTTTGAGGTGAACAGTGTTATTTATGACAGTCATACCGCTCAGGAAATGACAAAAATTTTCTATGAGGATCTGAAAGATGCTCAAAAGATTAATCCCGAAGAATGGGAGAAAAGACCTTTGTACAAACAGTTCCCCGAAAAGTTAAGCCGCCTGTTTTCTCCTTTGATGTAATTTAAATTCTGTTTCTTAAGCGAATTTTGTTTTTATATATTTTTCAACTTCATCAGCTACGGCACTGTCTGATTCTTTTACGGCACGTTTTAAAAGTTCTGGTGTTACACCAAATTTTTTAGACCAGTATTCAACCTCATAGTACTCTTGTAAGTCGATTAACTTGTTTTCCGGCATTTTTGTCTCGTTTTGATCGTAATAGGTATGTCTGAGCATATAATTAGGTTAAATAGATTTAGTATAGGATGTATATCAATACCTATGCCTAAAATTAATTCTTTTCTTTCTGATTTTGTACAATTAATGTTATCATCTTATTAAACAAAATTCAAAATTTCAGTATTCGTTACCGTTGACTTAACATTGTCTTAATAATAGAAGGCTTCCTTTGCCAGAGCCTGATCCCTAAACCAGAAGGCTGTTTAACTGTTCTCAAATGATAGCTGTCGACTGCAAATTTTATCTTAAAACGGGGTTTTTATCTTTAATCTGTTTATTCCTCCTGTTCAAAGCTGCAGCCAGAGATGCCCCCGGTCAGGAACTTAAACATACCCTGGAATTAAGTAACCGCTTTCCTGATTCCGCATTTATCCTGCTCAGGAAACTTCATCATAAAGCGTTGATGGATAACGACAAAAGAACTATTGGGGTATGTTTGCAGCAAATGGGGAAAATCTGTTACGCCCAGGGTCACTATGCGCAATCCCTTGAGTATCACCAGCAGGCAGATAAATTGTTCAGACAGCTGGAAGATAAAAATCTGCTTGCAGATAATCTCAATGATATGGGAGTGGTCTATTATCAGAACTTCAACAAAAAAACCTCCAGAAAACAATACGACCAGGCCTTAAAACTCTATAAAATGACCAGTAACAAGGTCGGGCTGGGAGAAACATATGGGCATATAGGTCATTTATACGAAAAACAACAACGTTATGACAGTGCTTTCTATTATCAGCGGCATGCTTTATATGAATATCAACAGGCTGGTTACAAACAGGGAGTTGCCAAAATTTATGAAAACCTGGGCAGCATACATGAAGATCTGGTTCATTATGATTCAGCCAGGTATTATTTTGATGCTTCGCTGATCTTATATAAAGCTGTAAATAACGAGGTTTCCAGCATTGAGGTCATTAATAATCTGGGGGATATCATGCGTAAGACCGGTGATTATCAGCAGGGATTAAAGTTTACCAGAAAAGCACTGAGTTTATCCATTGCTACTAAAAATGAATATCAGCAGGCCTCTGCATACCGTGACATAGCCAAAGCCTTCAATCTGCTTAATCAAAATGACAGCGCCTATTATTACATGGAATTAAGCCGTAAGCATTTGCTTCATCTTTATTCTGATGAAAGTAATAAGCAAATGTCTTTTTTACAGATTATTTATAACATAGATAAGAAAAATGATGAAATCGCAGCTTTGGAAAATAGCCGTAAAATCAATCTGATTATCAGTATTGCCGTGGTTGTGGTAATTCTGCTGTTAATTGTTATGGGCTTATTAACCATTTCCAGACAGCGCTTAAAGCTAAGGGAAAACAAGGCCATTGCAGAAAAGAATGAACAGCTTAACCGTGCCCAGCAGGAGCAGCTGGAGCATAAAAGCCGGGAGCTGACTACCCATACCTTACAGGTCATTCAGCACAATAATTTTCTGGACAGTATGCGTAATAAACTTGATCTGATGATTAAAGAGGATAAGCGGGATCAGAAAAGACAACTCTTACAGCTGGTCAGACAAATCAATCAGAATATCAATCATGATCAGCAGTGGAAAGATTTTACTCAGGTATTCGAACAGTTACATCAGTCATTTTTTGATAACCTTAAAACACATTGTGAAGATCTTACTGTAAACGATATCCGTTTAATTGCCCTGCTGAAGATGAATATGAGTTCTAAAGATATGGCCGTGATCTTTGGTATCTCTCAGGATAGTCTGCGGGTAGCCAGATACAGGTTAAGGAAAAAACTGAATATTAGTCAGGGTGACAATCTAAGCACCTTTATTCAGACTATCTGATCGGGCAAAAACGAAAAAATATACACATTAACAATTCCTTAATGTTACGCTAACCGAATGATAACGGCGGTTTTTGTTCTGGTTATGTACTTGTTTTACAGTAAGTTGTATGTTTGGTGTATACGCTGTATGCGCTTTGTATACAGTACTGTTCACGGTGTTTACATTTTGTACACGGTGATTTCTGGTCAATCAGAAATTGTTGCTACACCTTTGATTCAGCGATTAAACAAACACGCTCACAAACAAACAATTTGAACAATGAAATTAATTTTACAAACGATTCTCTGCTTATTCTTAAGCATTGCGGTGGCAAAAGCCGGTAACATTAAAGGACATGTGTATGATCACCGGACCGGAGAAGCCCTGGTAGGCGCTTCGGTAAAGCTGGAAAACACAACACAAACTACCATGACGGGTTTGGATGGTTCTTTCGAGTTTAAACATGTTAAAACCGGGGTATTTACGATTAAGGTTTCTTATATCAGTTATAAGAGCTTCACTAAACAGATTACAGTTGAAAAAGAACACAATCCTGCATTGAATATCTATCTGAGTGATGACAGTAGTAATGATCTGAGCGAGATTGTCATTGCAGCCAAACAGGAAGGCTCTACAGAGCGTACCGCCAGGAAGATAGAGCAGAAGTCCATGCAGGTTATGAACGTGGTTTCAGGCAGGGCAATGGAAGTCTCACCTGATTTGACAGTGGCCAATGCGATACAGCGGGTTTCGGGAGTGACGATAGAAAGAAGTAATAACGGAGACGGGCAGTATGCTATTTTAAGAGGTATGGATAAAAGGTATAACTATACCCTGGTCAACAGCATTAAGATACCTAGTCCTGACAACAAATTCAGGTATGTACCGCTGGATATTTTTCCGTCAGAGTTACTGGAACGCCTGGAAGTCTACAAATCACTGACCCCTAATATGGAAGGCGATGCGGTAGGCGGTGTGGTTAATATGGTGATGAAAGACGCCCCATCAAAATTACAGGTTAATGCGAATCTGGCTACAGGTTATAGTCAGATGCTTTTTGACCGTAAATTTCTGGCCTTTGACCGGAGTGATGCCAATGCTAAATCTCCTTATGAAACAAGAGGCAGAAACTATGACGCTAAAGCAGCCGATTTTTCTAAAGGAAGTACCGACTACAAAGCAAAACAGGCAGATCCGAATCTGGTTGGTGGTATTTCCATCGGTCAGCGTTTTCTGAATAATAAGCTGGGTGTATTAATAGCGGGCAGTTATCAGAATACCTATCGCGGTACCAACAGTACTTTCTTTAATTCGACTGTTGCAGAAACCGATAAATACTCAAGAATTACTTCCATGGCCGACCGTCAGTTCAGCGAACAGCAAAAACGATATGGTTTACATGGTAAAATCGATTATAATTTCAATGACAGAAACAAACTTTCACTGTTCAACTCTTATGTGAATCTAACCAGTATTCAGACACGTGATCAGATTACCACAAATTTTGCAACCTCAGAATATAATGCGGCAGCTGGTAGTGCAGAGATTTCTTATGCTACCCGTTCAAGATTTACTGAACAGCAGATTTACAACAGTACATTACACGGAGAACACACGCTGATTCCGAAAAAATTAAAAATACAGTGGTCTGCAGTTTATTCTACGGCCAAAAATGATATTCCTGACGAAACGACAATCACTTTAAACGGCACACGCAGGAACTTCATAGATAACCGTACTACAGCTAAAGAAAGCAATCACAGATGGTCAAGAAACACTGACGAAGATAAAGCCGGTTATCTGGACATCACCTATACCGCTGATATTGCAGGTACAAAAGTTGATTTTACAGGTGGAGGATTGTACAGAGACAAACAGAGAAGCAGTTTCTATAACAACTATGTGCTTTATCCGTTAAACAGAGCCGGTCTGTATGGCACAGACTTTATGAATTATACAACTATCGGCTGGGAAGTTCAGAATCCAAAAGGGGCAGTGGCTAATCCGCTTACTTATGATGCTTCTGAGAAAACTACTGCCGGATATGGAATGTTTAGTTTCAAAATTGCTAAACTGGAAGTTATCGGAGGGGCAAGAGTAGAACATACTAATCAGGGGTATAACCTTTTATTTCCTGCGGGAGAATCAAATCCTGCCGGCAGCCAGGTATATACTGATCTGCTTCCGAGTTTAAACTTAAAATATGGTCTGAGTAAAAACCAGAATTTAAGAGCAACCTATTTCCGCTCGCTGAACCGTCCCGGATTTTATGAGATTGTACCCTCAAAAACTGTTAATGAAGAGTATCAGGAACGCGGTAATCCGGATCTGAAAAGGGCAATTGCTGATAACTTTGACTTACGTTATGAATTGTTCCCGAACAGTACAGACCAGTTACTGGTAGGAGCATTCTATAAAAACATTAAAGATCCGATTGAGTACACCATACAGGCAGATGCAACCAGAGGACAGGATCAATATTATTCACCGGGTAATTTTGGAACAGCAAAAAACTATGGACTTGAGGTAGATTATATCAAGTTTTTCCATAAAATAGGGATTAAAGCAAATTATACCTATACACATTCTAAAATTACAACAGACAAAAGCAGCAGGATCAGAACCGAAACCGGCGACCTTAAACTGATTAATGTTGAACAAAGCAGACCGCTGTTTGGTCAGTCAGCCCATACAGGAAACCTGTCATTGCTTTACAAAGACAGTAAAAACGGATGGGATGCACAACTTGCAGGATCATATACCGGAGAGCGTATCAATACCATCTCACAGTTTGTCGACAACGATTTATGGCAGAAAGGTTTTATACAAATGGACGCTTCAGTAGAAAAGAGATTTAAAAACAATATCAGCGTCTTTGTTAAAGCTGGAAATTTGTTGAATACACCTAATGAATTGTTTATCAAAGGAAAAAATAGTCTGAATAATGACTTGCCAAAACAAAAAGAAGGCAAGAATGAAACCCTTATCCGTAAAGATTATTACGAACAGACCTATCTGATAGGCTTACGCTATAAGTTATAAACGAATTATATAATGATTATGAAACTGAATAAATTATTAATAGCAGCAGTCCTGATGACTGCGCTGTTTGCCAGCTGTAAAAAAGCGAATATTGATGTGGATACCACGCCAGTTGTACAAAATGGTAATGGTATCTCAGGTGAAGTATTTGGTATCTGGACCAAAGGAAGTGTAGTGAGAGTTACCGGTGATATTATTGTTCCTGCAACAAAATCACTGGTAATTGAAGAAGGAGTAACGGTGATTATGGATACCATAGCTAAACCGGAATTCATTGTTCTGGGAAACTTATATTCTATGGGAACAGCAGCCAGCCCGGTAAAGATAACCATAGAAGAAAACTACAGAACGGCGGCCAATAAATTTGGTAAACTTTGGGGAGGGATATTAGCTGCTCCAACCTGTTCAGAACTGTTACTCGATAATACGATTCTTGAATATGGTGGTGGTGCAACAACAGAAGCATCCACATCAGTTAAAATGGGCTTGTATAAAGCTAAGAGTGGGGAGAATACACCTGCACTATGGTTTTCAAATGTAAAAGGTAAACTGGTAGTGAGCAATAGTACATTCAGATATTTCAGAGATGATTGTACCTATATCGAAGGTGGAAAGATTATCTTTTCCAATAACAGATTCTACAGTACCGGTCTGGTAGGAGGTGAAGGAATCAATATTAAGTCCGGCTGTCTGGCAGATATAAGTTATAATTTGTTTTATGCCACCAATACTAATGCCCTTAAACTCTCGAATGTAGGTGACCGTACGCCGCAGGCCCATGTGGTAGCTTATAATAATACAATGCTGAATACCGGCTGGAGAAGGCCAACCGCAAAAGGAGGTTCAGTATGGCTGGAGTCAACTATCTACGCTGAATTGTATAATAACCTGTTTGCCAATGTCCGTTTTGGGATTAAAAGAGATATTAAGCTGCCTGAAGATAAGCGTTCTGTGTTTAAAAACTCTCTGTATTATGGATATAACCAGGTAACAGCAGACCAGTTTCAGCCAAAGACTGATATCATTGCCGGAACAAACGATGTTATTGGGAAGCTGGCAGGAGAAAACGATCCTAAATTTGTAAACTATCCATTGAATACAGCAACTGATAACCCTACATTGAATGAAAGCTGGGATTTTCATTTACTACCTGGCTCGCCAGCGCTGAACAAAGGAACAACAGCATTTGTACGTAATTTTCCGGACGGCCTGACCGTTAACGGAATTGTTTATCCATCACCGGCACCTTCGGTTAATATAGGGGCATTTGGATTAAAATAATCACCTGAAATAAAATTTTATGTTAAAAAGTAATTCCATATTTCTATTTATAGCTTTTACATTTTTATTAACCGGCTGCAGCAGAAAACTAAACACTGCAGCTGTATCAGCAGATTCTGTAACTGTTAAACCTGTAATCATTTCAGAGAAAGTACAATTTGATTCAGATGATCCGGCAATCTGGATTAATCCTGAAGATGCTTCAAAGAGTCTGGTTATAGGTACAGACAAAGCCGCTGACGGCGGGTTATATGTTTTTGACTTACAAGGTAAGATTCAGCATAATCTGGTGGTAAAGGGGCTTAAAAGACCAAATAATGTAGATATAGCCTATGGCTTGAGCTTAAACGGGAAACCAACAGCTATTGCTATTACCACCGAACGTTTTACGCATAAACTCCGGGTCTTTTCTTTGCCTGATATGAAAGCTGTGGATAATGGTGGGCTTTCTATGTTTGATGGCGAAACGGCACCAGAATACAGAGATCTGATGGGGATTGCTGTTTATACCAGTAAAACCGGGAAAATTTATGCAATCGTAGGTAGAAAAACAGGTCCGAAAGACGGTTCCTATCTGTGGCAGTATCTGTTAACAGATGACGGGACAGGGAAAGTAAAAGCAGAACTGGTTAGAAAATTCGGACACTATAGTGGTAAAAAGGAAATCGAAGCCATAGCTGCAGACAATGAACTGGGGTATATCTATTATTCTGATGAACAGTTTGGCGTACGCCAGTATTACGCTGACCCGGAAAAGGGTAACGAAGAACTGGCCTTGTTTGCTACAA
This portion of the Pedobacter lusitanus genome encodes:
- a CDS encoding right-handed parallel beta-helix repeat-containing protein, with the protein product MKLNKLLIAAVLMTALFASCKKANIDVDTTPVVQNGNGISGEVFGIWTKGSVVRVTGDIIVPATKSLVIEEGVTVIMDTIAKPEFIVLGNLYSMGTAASPVKITIEENYRTAANKFGKLWGGILAAPTCSELLLDNTILEYGGGATTEASTSVKMGLYKAKSGENTPALWFSNVKGKLVVSNSTFRYFRDDCTYIEGGKIIFSNNRFYSTGLVGGEGINIKSGCLADISYNLFYATNTNALKLSNVGDRTPQAHVVAYNNTMLNTGWRRPTAKGGSVWLESTIYAELYNNLFANVRFGIKRDIKLPEDKRSVFKNSLYYGYNQVTADQFQPKTDIIAGTNDVIGKLAGENDPKFVNYPLNTATDNPTLNESWDFHLLPGSPALNKGTTAFVRNFPDGLTVNGIVYPSPAPSVNIGAFGLK
- a CDS encoding TonB-dependent receptor, with protein sequence MKLILQTILCLFLSIAVAKAGNIKGHVYDHRTGEALVGASVKLENTTQTTMTGLDGSFEFKHVKTGVFTIKVSYISYKSFTKQITVEKEHNPALNIYLSDDSSNDLSEIVIAAKQEGSTERTARKIEQKSMQVMNVVSGRAMEVSPDLTVANAIQRVSGVTIERSNNGDGQYAILRGMDKRYNYTLVNSIKIPSPDNKFRYVPLDIFPSELLERLEVYKSLTPNMEGDAVGGVVNMVMKDAPSKLQVNANLATGYSQMLFDRKFLAFDRSDANAKSPYETRGRNYDAKAADFSKGSTDYKAKQADPNLVGGISIGQRFLNNKLGVLIAGSYQNTYRGTNSTFFNSTVAETDKYSRITSMADRQFSEQQKRYGLHGKIDYNFNDRNKLSLFNSYVNLTSIQTRDQITTNFATSEYNAAAGSAEISYATRSRFTEQQIYNSTLHGEHTLIPKKLKIQWSAVYSTAKNDIPDETTITLNGTRRNFIDNRTTAKESNHRWSRNTDEDKAGYLDITYTADIAGTKVDFTGGGLYRDKQRSSFYNNYVLYPLNRAGLYGTDFMNYTTIGWEVQNPKGAVANPLTYDASEKTTAGYGMFSFKIAKLEVIGGARVEHTNQGYNLLFPAGESNPAGSQVYTDLLPSLNLKYGLSKNQNLRATYFRSLNRPGFYEIVPSKTVNEEYQERGNPDLKRAIADNFDLRYELFPNSTDQLLVGAFYKNIKDPIEYTIQADATRGQDQYYSPGNFGTAKNYGLEVDYIKFFHKIGIKANYTYTHSKITTDKSSRIRTETGDLKLINVEQSRPLFGQSAHTGNLSLLYKDSKNGWDAQLAGSYTGERINTISQFVDNDLWQKGFIQMDASVEKRFKNNISVFVKAGNLLNTPNELFIKGKNSLNNDLPKQKEGKNETLIRKDYYEQTYLIGLRYKL
- a CDS encoding response regulator; this encodes MNKKILIFDDDQEVLTAMESLLDFVDWDLITFSTGRDAMLKIGNEKPDLILMDIELDGFDGREICRSIKENTNLQHIPIILISGQLREEMVINTEFGPDDFLPKPFNIGDLIDKVYFQLAS
- the cls gene encoding cardiolipin synthase, with translation MQEISWILLLEIAYTLIVIATCLRIIYDTNSTSKTLAYLMLTVFVPILGIIIYFCVGMNYRKRKLYSKKIVNNELMQRHIKKQIFRESEKTWNTVPAELHKYQKLVKLLLNDGMSNLSGNNRIEILKNGEEKFPAVLEALREAKHHIHIEYYIYEDDMIGNQIKDILIEKARAGVQVRLIYDDFGSSSIRKKVVPELIDAGVQAYPFYKILFIALANRINYRNHRKIIVIDGRMAFTGGINVSDRYINSPGRRDQLYWRDTHVKITGPGIYYLQYLFICDWNFCADQGLIPQRDFFLAEQENGGNAIMQIAASGPDSDNPTILLSLIQAIGMAEKEILITTPYFIPGESLLDALVVAALSGVKVVLLVPGKSDSRMVSAAGKSYYGDLMSAGVEIYEYQKGFIHAKTMVSDQQLSVIGTANMDNRSFELNFEVNSVIYDSHTAQEMTKIFYEDLKDAQKINPEEWEKRPLYKQFPEKLSRLFSPLM
- a CDS encoding aspartate aminotransferase family protein, which produces MISHKELFLRNNAQTSTSPNMLEVDHAEGMYLYGKDGKSYMDLVSGFAVSNIGHRNPRVLDAIRAQLDKYLHLTVYGEFVQSPMVLFAEKLISVLPSELNNVYFVNSGTEATEGALKLAKRFTGRSGIISCHHAYHGSTHGALSVMGNEYYKQKYRPLLPDVRFITFGKEEDLELITTAVACVIMETVQGEAGIRVASESYMQKLRERCTATGTLLILDEIQAAFGRTGKLFAFEHYGIVPDILLLAKALGGGMPIGAFIANREVMGVLKENPILGHITTFGGHPVSSVAGLASLEVILDENLVEGVTAKGELFKSLLVHPLIREVRGKGLMMSIQLDSFEQVEKVSRLCAADGLIIDWFLHCETALRVAPPLIITEEEIRKACSIILKALNAL
- a CDS encoding tetratricopeptide repeat protein, encoding MIAVDCKFYLKTGFLSLICLFLLFKAAARDAPGQELKHTLELSNRFPDSAFILLRKLHHKALMDNDKRTIGVCLQQMGKICYAQGHYAQSLEYHQQADKLFRQLEDKNLLADNLNDMGVVYYQNFNKKTSRKQYDQALKLYKMTSNKVGLGETYGHIGHLYEKQQRYDSAFYYQRHALYEYQQAGYKQGVAKIYENLGSIHEDLVHYDSARYYFDASLILYKAVNNEVSSIEVINNLGDIMRKTGDYQQGLKFTRKALSLSIATKNEYQQASAYRDIAKAFNLLNQNDSAYYYMELSRKHLLHLYSDESNKQMSFLQIIYNIDKKNDEIAALENSRKINLIISIAVVVVILLLIVMGLLTISRQRLKLRENKAIAEKNEQLNRAQQEQLEHKSRELTTHTLQVIQHNNFLDSMRNKLDLMIKEDKRDQKRQLLQLVRQINQNINHDQQWKDFTQVFEQLHQSFFDNLKTHCEDLTVNDIRLIALLKMNMSSKDMAVIFGISQDSLRVARYRLRKKLNISQGDNLSTFIQTI
- a CDS encoding phytase, with the protein product MLKSNSIFLFIAFTFLLTGCSRKLNTAAVSADSVTVKPVIISEKVQFDSDDPAIWINPEDASKSLVIGTDKAADGGLYVFDLQGKIQHNLVVKGLKRPNNVDIAYGLSLNGKPTAIAITTERFTHKLRVFSLPDMKAVDNGGLSMFDGETAPEYRDLMGIAVYTSKTGKIYAIVGRKTGPKDGSYLWQYLLTDDGTGKVKAELVRKFGHYSGKKEIEAIAADNELGYIYYSDEQFGVRQYYADPEKGNEELALFATTGFKEDHEGISIYKTSATTGYILVSDQGANQFQIFSRSGTAKNPFQHELLKIVKVTAGHSDGSEVVNVPLNETFKHGLFVVMSDDKTFHYYRWEDIAGKDLKFKK
- a CDS encoding DUF3606 domain-containing protein, whose translation is MLRHTYYDQNETKMPENKLIDLQEYYEVEYWSKKFGVTPELLKRAVKESDSAVADEVEKYIKTKFA
- a CDS encoding sulfite exporter TauE/SafE family protein, with translation MLYDLFILCLVSFAAGFIDAVVGGGGLLQTPAILIVLPQYPVATLFGTVKIPSLSGTAFAAWKYAMDVKLDWKFLIYVAVMAFIGAVLGAHYVTMIDGKLLKPVILVILIVIALYTYFNKTFGVGTAKEMTRLQQLITGFLFGFSIGFYDGLIGPGTGTFFILAFISLMGYDFLKASASAKLINIATNLAAICYFSSTGHILYEYALPMAVFNVGGAFLGTKLAILKGNKFIRAFFLMVVVFAILRFAYDIFLK